From Geomonas agri, one genomic window encodes:
- the nifH gene encoding nitrogenase iron protein, with amino-acid sequence MRQIAIYGKGGIGKSTTTQNTVAGLASLGKKVMIVGCDPKADSTRLILHAKAQSTVMDLVRELGTVEDLELEDVLKVGYGDVKCVESGGPEPGVGCAGRGVITAINFLEENGAYTSDLDFVFYDVLGDVVCGGFAMPIRENKAEEIYIVCSGEMMAMYAANNIAKGILKYASSGKVRLGGLICNSRNTDREDELIEALAAKLGTQMIHFVPRDNQVQRAELRRMTVIEYSPEHKQAEEYRELARKIYENKMLVVPTPLTMDELEELLMEFGIMEADDESVVGVAEAASK; translated from the coding sequence ATGAGACAGATCGCGATCTACGGCAAAGGCGGCATCGGCAAATCCACCACCACCCAGAACACAGTGGCAGGTCTGGCATCTCTCGGCAAGAAGGTCATGATCGTAGGCTGCGACCCGAAGGCTGACTCCACCCGTCTCATCCTGCACGCCAAGGCCCAGTCAACCGTCATGGATCTGGTCCGAGAACTCGGCACCGTAGAGGACCTCGAACTCGAGGACGTGCTCAAGGTCGGTTACGGCGACGTTAAATGTGTCGAGTCCGGCGGTCCGGAGCCGGGTGTCGGTTGTGCCGGCCGCGGCGTCATCACCGCCATCAACTTTCTGGAGGAGAACGGCGCCTATACCAGCGACCTCGACTTCGTCTTCTACGACGTCCTGGGCGACGTCGTCTGCGGCGGGTTCGCCATGCCGATCCGCGAGAACAAGGCGGAAGAGATCTACATCGTCTGTTCCGGCGAGATGATGGCCATGTACGCCGCCAACAACATCGCCAAGGGCATCCTCAAGTACGCCTCTTCCGGCAAGGTCCGCCTCGGCGGCTTGATCTGCAACTCGCGCAACACCGACCGCGAGGACGAACTGATCGAGGCACTCGCCGCCAAGCTCGGCACCCAGATGATTCACTTCGTTCCCCGCGACAACCAGGTGCAGCGCGCCGAACTGAGAAGAATGACGGTCATCGAGTACTCCCCGGAGCACAAGCAGGCCGAAGAGTACCGCGAACTGGCCCGCAAGATCTACGAAAATAAGATGCTGGTGGTGCCGACCCCGCTCACCATGGACGAGCTCGAGGAACTGCTCATGGAGTTCGGCATCATGGAAGCCGACGACGAGTCCGTGGTCGGGGTGGCTGAGGCGGCATCCAAGTAG
- a CDS encoding acetylserotonin O-methyltransferase: MELKEWTPASLLELSGSYWSTCTLHAGVKLNVFTPLATSSMTAVELAGATASDARGMAMLLDALTALGLLKKEDRLYAATPFSAKFLSRTSPDYLGHIIMHHHHLVAGWSRLDEAVKTGQPVRERVSHEDVESSRESFLMGMFNLAMILAPKIVPQIDLQGRRRLLDLGGGPGTYAIHFCLHNPQLDAVICDLPTTRSFAEQTVARFELSDRIGFVPTDFEQDDLPEGFDVAWLSHVLHGIGPGTCASVLKKAVTALEPGGMILIQEFILNDKKDAPVFPALFSLNMLLGTPDGQAYSQGELFEMLEKAGATGVRRLPIELPNGAGVIAGVVP; the protein is encoded by the coding sequence GTGGAATTGAAAGAATGGACGCCGGCATCACTTCTTGAACTATCCGGCTCGTACTGGAGCACCTGCACCCTGCACGCCGGGGTGAAACTGAACGTTTTCACGCCGCTAGCCACGAGTTCGATGACGGCGGTGGAACTGGCAGGCGCGACCGCTTCCGACGCGCGCGGGATGGCCATGCTGCTGGACGCCTTGACCGCGCTGGGACTGCTGAAAAAGGAAGACCGCCTCTACGCCGCCACCCCGTTTTCCGCCAAGTTCCTCAGCCGCACCTCACCGGACTATCTCGGCCACATCATCATGCATCACCATCACCTGGTAGCCGGTTGGAGCCGGCTTGACGAAGCTGTGAAAACCGGGCAACCGGTCCGGGAACGGGTTTCCCACGAAGACGTCGAAAGCTCTCGCGAGAGCTTCCTGATGGGGATGTTCAACCTCGCCATGATTCTGGCTCCGAAGATAGTCCCCCAGATCGACCTGCAGGGACGCAGGCGTTTGCTCGATCTTGGCGGCGGTCCCGGTACCTACGCCATCCATTTCTGCCTGCACAACCCTCAACTCGATGCCGTTATCTGCGATCTGCCGACCACCAGGAGTTTCGCCGAACAGACCGTGGCGCGCTTCGAGCTCTCCGACCGCATCGGGTTCGTGCCCACTGACTTCGAGCAGGACGACCTGCCAGAGGGGTTCGACGTGGCTTGGCTGTCGCACGTGCTGCACGGTATCGGTCCGGGCACCTGCGCTTCCGTGCTGAAAAAAGCCGTGACAGCCCTCGAACCCGGCGGCATGATCCTTATCCAGGAGTTCATACTTAACGACAAGAAGGACGCACCGGTGTTCCCGGCGCTTTTCTCGCTGAACATGCTGCTTGGGACACCGGATGGACAGGCGTACAGCCAGGGTGAGCTTTTCGAGATGCTGGAAAAAGCAGGTGCGACCGGGGTGCGCCGGCTCCCCATCGAGTTGCCCAACGGCGCCGGTGTCATCGCCGGGGTTGTGCCCTGA
- a CDS encoding sensor domain-containing diguanylate cyclase → MYLSRDAYKKIIEDLRDGLYIVDTDRKIIFWNHAAERISGYSAEEVIGKPCADNILCHVDDVGLNLCCSECPLASTIGSGTPHDAQVFLHHKSGHRIPVLVRVMPLTDENGTVIGGVEMFSDNSGQVDNDQRLQELEKLALLDGLTQLANRRYLDRELESRLEELNRYDIPFGILFMDLDDFKTINDCYGHETGDRVLQFVAGTLSANSRPFDLYGRWGGEEFVGIIRNVTAANLKHMGQRLRRLVEKSFVLVEGEALRVTISIGATMAVENDTVQTLLARADALMYQSKAAGKNRLTIG, encoded by the coding sequence ATGTACCTCAGTCGTGATGCGTACAAAAAGATCATAGAAGACCTGCGTGACGGCCTCTATATCGTCGACACCGACAGGAAGATTATCTTTTGGAACCATGCCGCCGAAAGGATCTCCGGGTACAGCGCCGAAGAGGTGATCGGCAAGCCGTGCGCTGACAACATCCTGTGTCATGTCGACGACGTAGGCCTTAACCTCTGTTGCAGCGAATGCCCCCTCGCCTCGACCATCGGCTCCGGTACTCCCCACGACGCGCAGGTGTTTCTACACCACAAGAGCGGCCACCGGATCCCGGTGCTGGTTCGCGTCATGCCGCTCACCGACGAAAACGGCACGGTGATAGGCGGCGTGGAGATGTTCTCCGACAACAGCGGCCAGGTCGACAACGACCAACGGCTCCAGGAGCTGGAAAAGCTCGCCCTTTTGGACGGCCTGACCCAGTTGGCCAATCGCCGCTACCTGGACCGTGAGCTGGAGTCCCGCCTGGAGGAGCTGAACCGCTACGATATCCCCTTCGGCATCCTCTTCATGGACCTCGACGACTTCAAGACCATCAACGACTGTTACGGGCACGAGACCGGAGACCGCGTGCTGCAGTTCGTCGCCGGCACGCTGAGTGCCAATTCCCGTCCCTTCGACCTCTACGGCCGCTGGGGAGGGGAGGAATTCGTCGGCATCATCCGCAACGTGACGGCCGCCAACCTGAAGCATATGGGGCAGCGTTTGCGCCGCCTGGTGGAGAAATCCTTCGTGCTGGTGGAGGGGGAAGCCCTTCGTGTCACCATTTCTATCGGGGCCACCATGGCCGTCGAGAACGATACCGTGCAGACCCTCCTGGCGCGCGCCGATGCCCTGATGTATCAGAGCAAGGCCGCCGGCAAGAACCGCCTCACCATCGGTTGA
- a CDS encoding ammonia-forming cytochrome c nitrite reductase subunit c552: MGVKIATKCTVAVLATLAATAIWAGCSHRAAEVQPTQVTEAPLDPADAAIDPARWGKLYPVHYQQWKLTSEPTPAGLSKYKRGYDVGEERRDKLDEYPFLALLYNGWGFGAEYNEPRGHYYMVQDQLEVDPGRIKAGGACLTCKTPYAPKLAKEMGQAYFSTPYKEVLARLPKANQTLGVACIDCHDNRGMALRISRGFTLGKALKEIGLDQDRLTREQKRTFVCAQCHVTYMIPKDKDMHSTDVVFPWAGSNEGHITIENIIKQIKSSPSHGEWVQAVTGFKLAFIRHPEYEFYSNQSPHYLAGVTCADCHMPMMTSNNEELTDHRIMSPLKGSMSACAACHSETPAQLRQKVIGIQDRFIDRYLKTGYAVAADAKLFEMANKAAAAGKPVDKELYGMAREHYEQAFYRLIFLGAENSTGFHNPAEAMRVIDDAASHAAGADMHLRQLLAKAGERVPEKVDLELAKYTNNRGTKKLQFRKEHEILPPTLVK; the protein is encoded by the coding sequence ATGGGTGTGAAGATCGCCACGAAATGCACTGTCGCCGTCCTTGCCACGCTGGCGGCCACCGCAATCTGGGCCGGTTGCAGCCACCGCGCTGCCGAGGTTCAACCAACACAAGTGACAGAAGCGCCGCTGGACCCGGCCGATGCGGCCATTGATCCGGCGCGATGGGGAAAACTGTACCCGGTCCATTACCAGCAGTGGAAGCTCACCAGCGAGCCCACGCCTGCCGGGCTCAGCAAGTACAAGCGGGGGTACGACGTCGGCGAGGAAAGAAGAGACAAGCTCGACGAATACCCTTTCCTGGCGCTTTTGTACAACGGTTGGGGCTTCGGAGCTGAATACAACGAGCCGCGAGGGCACTATTACATGGTGCAGGACCAGCTCGAGGTCGATCCCGGAAGAATCAAGGCCGGCGGCGCCTGTCTCACCTGCAAGACTCCCTACGCGCCCAAGCTCGCCAAGGAGATGGGACAGGCCTACTTCTCGACTCCGTACAAGGAAGTACTGGCGCGCCTTCCCAAGGCCAACCAGACCCTCGGTGTCGCCTGTATCGACTGCCACGACAACAGGGGGATGGCGCTCAGGATCTCGCGCGGCTTCACCTTGGGCAAGGCCCTGAAAGAGATTGGGCTAGATCAGGACCGGCTGACGCGAGAGCAGAAGCGCACCTTCGTCTGCGCCCAGTGCCACGTCACCTACATGATCCCCAAGGACAAGGACATGCATTCTACCGACGTGGTCTTCCCCTGGGCAGGCAGCAACGAAGGGCACATCACCATCGAGAACATTATCAAGCAGATCAAGAGCTCGCCCTCACACGGGGAATGGGTCCAGGCGGTCACCGGGTTCAAGCTGGCCTTCATACGCCACCCCGAGTACGAGTTCTACTCCAACCAGAGCCCCCACTACCTGGCCGGGGTGACCTGCGCAGACTGCCACATGCCGATGATGACCTCGAACAACGAAGAGTTGACCGATCACAGGATCATGAGCCCGCTTAAGGGGAGCATGTCCGCCTGCGCCGCCTGTCACAGCGAGACGCCGGCGCAACTGCGGCAAAAGGTGATCGGCATCCAGGACCGCTTCATCGACCGCTACCTGAAAACCGGGTACGCCGTCGCCGCCGATGCCAAGCTCTTCGAGATGGCCAACAAGGCCGCGGCCGCCGGCAAACCCGTCGATAAGGAGCTGTACGGCATGGCCAGGGAACACTACGAGCAGGCCTTCTACCGCCTGATCTTCCTCGGGGCTGAGAATTCCACCGGCTTCCATAACCCGGCCGAGGCAATGCGTGTCATCGATGATGCCGCAAGCCACGCTGCCGGTGCCGACATGCACCTGCGCCAGTTGTTGGCCAAAGCCGGCGAGCGGGTTCCGGAAAAGGTCGACCTGGAGCTTGCCAAGTACACCAACAACCGCGGTACCAAGAAGCTGCAGTTCAGGAAGGAGCACGAGATCCTGCCGCCGACGCTGGTCAAGTAG
- a CDS encoding DUF1499 domain-containing protein, whose translation MEQDERTTSVRSTAMVLPLFAVACAAFAFLLLFCSGPGARLHAWDFRTGFAMIKSAGYIGLGCAVVALASSVISARKRHFRGIFVSLIALILALVSFSIPLYWKIQAQSYPRIHDISTDLNNPPHFVAISTARHAGVRYGGVEVATQQMKAYPDLKTIVMALPANETYKMALLTARELGWDIVAERPAEGIIEASDMTRWFGFKDDIVIRVVPAGNRSLLDIRSVSRVGISDIGTNAKRVRTFIAKMAPGHQ comes from the coding sequence ATGGAACAGGATGAGAGAACTACTTCCGTCCGCAGCACAGCGATGGTGCTGCCGCTTTTCGCAGTTGCCTGCGCCGCTTTTGCGTTTTTACTGCTCTTCTGTTCCGGCCCCGGAGCCAGGCTCCACGCCTGGGACTTCAGGACCGGCTTCGCCATGATCAAGTCGGCCGGCTACATCGGGTTGGGTTGCGCCGTAGTGGCGCTTGCTTCCAGCGTGATCTCGGCAAGGAAAAGGCACTTCAGGGGCATCTTCGTATCGCTGATCGCCCTGATCCTCGCCTTGGTGTCGTTCAGCATTCCGTTGTACTGGAAGATCCAGGCCCAAAGCTATCCGCGCATCCACGACATCAGCACGGACCTCAACAACCCACCGCACTTCGTGGCGATCAGCACCGCGCGCCATGCCGGTGTCAGGTATGGTGGGGTCGAGGTCGCTACCCAGCAGATGAAGGCGTATCCTGACCTGAAGACGATTGTTATGGCACTTCCGGCCAACGAGACCTACAAGATGGCGCTGCTGACGGCAAGAGAGCTGGGGTGGGACATCGTGGCTGAGCGCCCGGCAGAGGGAATTATCGAGGCTTCCGATATGACAAGGTGGTTCGGATTCAAGGACGACATCGTGATCCGCGTCGTCCCGGCGGGTAATCGATCACTGCTCGACATCCGCTCCGTATCGCGCGTCGGCATTTCGGATATCGGCACCAACGCGAAAAGGGTGCGTACCTTCATTGCGAAGATGGCGCCGGGCCACCAGTAA
- the nifK gene encoding nitrogenase molybdenum-iron protein subunit beta: protein MANNLGLKVKPVTETPVAEVERVAAWINTEEYKEKNFARQALVINPAHACQPLGAELAAHGFEGSLPFVHGSQGCASYYRSTLNRHFREPAPAVSDAMTEDGAVFGGQNNLHEGLENAYKLYKPKMISVFTSCMPEIIGDDLTAFIKNARMKGFVPEGLPIPYANTPSFNGSHIHGYDAMLLAILQTLTAGKKVEGRCTGKLNLLPGFDANTGNIREYKRILEAFGIPYTVLADISEVFDSPNDGTYRPYPGGTKLEDAADSINGKVTLALGTYSTAKTYAWIKDNYSGKLASIPMPFGIAKTDAFLMKLSELTGKPIPASLKEERGRAVDLMTDAHQYIHGKKFAVYGDPDYLLGLVSFLLEVGAKPTHVLCSKGTKKLEKELQALLDSSPFGKEGKVYVNKDLWHLRSLVMTEPVDAIIGDTHGKFAARDAKVPLFRFGFPIFDRVNLHREPLIGYQGVMNMMSTICNKFIDVIDETCEERQFEMMR from the coding sequence ATGGCAAACAATCTTGGACTTAAAGTCAAGCCAGTCACCGAGACCCCTGTAGCCGAGGTGGAAAGGGTGGCGGCCTGGATCAATACGGAGGAGTACAAGGAGAAGAACTTCGCGCGGCAGGCCCTGGTGATCAACCCGGCCCACGCCTGCCAGCCGCTGGGTGCGGAACTGGCGGCACACGGCTTTGAGGGGAGCCTTCCCTTCGTGCACGGCTCCCAGGGGTGCGCGTCCTATTATCGCTCCACACTGAACCGTCACTTCCGCGAGCCGGCTCCGGCGGTCTCCGACGCAATGACCGAGGACGGCGCGGTGTTCGGCGGGCAGAACAACCTGCACGAGGGTCTTGAGAACGCCTACAAGCTTTACAAGCCGAAAATGATCTCAGTCTTCACGTCGTGCATGCCGGAGATCATCGGCGACGACCTAACCGCATTCATCAAGAACGCCCGCATGAAAGGGTTCGTCCCCGAGGGGCTCCCGATCCCGTACGCCAATACGCCGAGCTTCAACGGCTCGCATATCCACGGTTACGATGCCATGCTGCTCGCCATCCTGCAGACACTGACCGCTGGCAAAAAGGTGGAAGGGCGCTGTACTGGGAAGCTGAACCTGCTCCCCGGATTTGACGCCAACACCGGCAACATCAGGGAATACAAGAGGATCCTTGAAGCCTTTGGCATCCCCTACACCGTTCTGGCCGACATCTCCGAGGTCTTTGACTCTCCCAACGACGGCACTTACCGTCCCTACCCAGGCGGAACCAAGCTCGAGGATGCCGCCGACTCAATCAACGGCAAGGTAACGTTGGCCCTGGGGACCTACTCCACAGCCAAGACCTACGCCTGGATCAAGGACAACTACTCCGGCAAGCTCGCCAGCATCCCCATGCCATTTGGTATCGCCAAGACCGACGCCTTCCTGATGAAGCTCTCCGAGCTCACCGGCAAGCCGATCCCGGCATCGCTGAAAGAAGAGCGCGGGCGCGCCGTCGACCTCATGACCGACGCGCACCAGTACATCCACGGCAAGAAATTCGCGGTGTACGGTGACCCTGACTACCTGCTCGGCCTGGTCTCCTTCCTGCTCGAAGTGGGCGCCAAACCGACCCACGTACTCTGCTCCAAGGGGACCAAAAAGCTGGAGAAGGAGCTGCAGGCGCTGCTTGACTCCTCGCCGTTTGGCAAGGAAGGCAAGGTCTACGTGAACAAGGACCTGTGGCACCTGCGCAGCTTGGTGATGACCGAGCCGGTGGACGCCATCATCGGCGACACCCACGGTAAGTTTGCCGCGCGCGACGCCAAGGTCCCGCTGTTCCGCTTCGGCTTCCCGATCTTTGACCGGGTCAACCTGCACCGCGAGCCCCTGATCGGCTACCAGGGCGTCATGAACATGATGTCCACCATCTGCAACAAGTTCATCGACGTCATCGATGAAACCTGCGAGGAACGGCAGTTCGAGATGATGAGGTAA
- a CDS encoding Ppx/GppA phosphatase family protein has protein sequence MTGKVAAIDLGTNTARLQIATRNPYHQVLLKRIITRLGGGFTRETGLSPEAQERSLAALKEFAADMASHGVVRLRAVATSAVRDAKNGAEFCNRVLEETGIALEVIDGNEEAMLTLRGVASILDNKDDDLAVFDVGGGSTEYTLAAAQKPLFSRSLPIGVVRLTEGKAGAAEMEDKIRRELRKFASELAGEGLDERFSGATLVGTAGTATTLAAIDLGMTDYDYKKVNNHTLPLAKVEAMFERLLPLTPQQRLQVPGLEPGREDLIIAGILVVLTTMREFGFRTFKVSDSGLLEGLILGV, from the coding sequence ATGACCGGAAAAGTAGCCGCCATCGACCTCGGCACCAACACCGCGCGGCTTCAGATCGCCACCCGCAACCCGTACCACCAGGTGCTTTTGAAACGCATCATTACCAGGCTGGGGGGCGGTTTCACCCGCGAGACCGGGCTCTCACCGGAGGCGCAGGAGCGATCCCTGGCCGCGCTTAAGGAGTTCGCGGCCGACATGGCCAGCCACGGCGTAGTGCGACTCAGGGCGGTAGCGACCTCTGCGGTGCGCGACGCCAAAAACGGCGCCGAGTTCTGCAACCGCGTCCTGGAAGAGACCGGTATTGCCCTCGAGGTCATCGACGGCAACGAGGAGGCTATGCTCACCTTGCGGGGCGTCGCCTCGATCCTGGACAACAAGGATGACGACCTGGCTGTGTTCGACGTGGGCGGGGGGAGCACCGAGTACACCCTGGCCGCGGCGCAAAAACCGCTGTTTTCCCGCAGCCTCCCCATAGGGGTGGTGCGCCTCACCGAGGGGAAAGCTGGGGCGGCCGAAATGGAAGACAAGATCCGGCGCGAACTGCGCAAGTTTGCCAGCGAACTGGCGGGGGAGGGGCTTGACGAGCGCTTCAGTGGGGCGACCCTGGTGGGAACGGCCGGAACTGCGACCACCCTGGCCGCCATCGACCTTGGCATGACCGACTACGACTACAAAAAGGTCAACAACCACACCTTGCCCCTGGCCAAGGTCGAGGCGATGTTCGAGCGACTGCTCCCCCTCACGCCGCAGCAGCGCCTGCAGGTGCCGGGCCTGGAACCGGGGCGGGAAGACCTGATCATCGCGGGCATCCTGGTGGTGCTCACCACCATGCGCGAATTCGGTTTCCGCACCTTCAAGGTTAGCGACTCGGGACTGCTGGAAGGATTGATCCTGGGAGTGTGA
- a CDS encoding antibiotic biosynthesis monooxygenase, which produces MPDLADQGATVVITHRVKDGHQDGYNEWLEEIGPLCRASRGHLDWHIVRPLPGLSETYTVIIRFDTVENLQAWMNSDSRRYLIEKVRPLLAGDDDFFVRSGLDFWFTPQGAKAKVPVRWKQFLVTWSAIFPLASCVPLAVLPLLRWLGVPHLSYFDTLFISGVIVFLMVYLVMPRYTRLVQRWLFR; this is translated from the coding sequence ATGCCAGATTTAGCTGATCAGGGCGCGACGGTCGTCATCACGCACCGGGTAAAAGACGGGCACCAGGACGGCTACAACGAGTGGTTGGAGGAGATTGGCCCTTTATGCAGAGCCTCTCGTGGCCATCTCGACTGGCATATCGTCCGCCCCCTTCCCGGCCTATCCGAGACCTATACCGTAATCATCCGATTCGATACCGTGGAGAACCTACAGGCGTGGATGAATTCGGATTCACGCCGGTACCTGATAGAGAAAGTGCGCCCTTTGCTCGCAGGCGACGACGACTTTTTTGTTCGTAGCGGACTCGACTTCTGGTTTACCCCCCAAGGTGCGAAAGCAAAAGTGCCGGTCCGCTGGAAGCAGTTCCTGGTTACGTGGTCGGCAATCTTTCCGCTGGCTTCCTGCGTACCCCTTGCCGTGCTGCCACTGCTGCGCTGGCTTGGCGTGCCGCATCTCTCCTACTTCGACACCCTCTTCATTTCGGGCGTGATCGTTTTCCTCATGGTCTACCTGGTCATGCCGCGTTATACCCGATTGGTGCAGCGCTGGCTTTTTCGCTAA
- the nifD gene encoding nitrogenase molybdenum-iron protein alpha chain — protein MSTEIKTVEGITKESTQAMIDEVLELYPEKGKKKRAAHLAPNDQASGSACVKSNKKTVPGVMSARGCAYAGAKGVVWGPIRDMVHVSHGPVGCGWYSWGTRRNLMSGITGVNSFPMQFTSDFQEKDVVYGGDKKLATLLKEAKDLFPLAKGISVLSECPVGLIGDDINQVAKVAAKELDIPVIPCNCEGFRGVSQSLGHHISNDTIRDYIIETREFPEPIGPYDIALIGEYNIGGDAWSTKPLLEECGFNVKAVWTGDGEMDRIAATHQVKLNVIHCYRSMNYMCKVMEEKYGIPWIELNFFGPTKIRESLRKLAELFDDSIKEKVEAVIAKYDPQMQAIIEEYKPRLDGKKVMLYVGGLRPRHTINAYEDLGMTCVGSGYEFAHTDDYDRTASEMPDATVVYDDASEIEMEHFAHILKPDLIGSGIKEKYLFQKMAIPFRQMHSWDYSGPYHGYKGFPIFARDIDMAVNSPTWKLVDAPF, from the coding sequence ATGTCCACTGAAATAAAGACCGTAGAAGGAATCACCAAGGAGTCGACCCAGGCGATGATCGACGAAGTCCTGGAACTCTATCCCGAGAAGGGCAAGAAAAAGCGTGCAGCACACCTCGCGCCCAATGACCAGGCATCAGGTTCGGCCTGCGTGAAGTCCAACAAGAAAACCGTCCCCGGCGTGATGAGCGCCCGCGGCTGCGCCTATGCAGGCGCCAAAGGGGTAGTCTGGGGGCCGATCCGCGACATGGTGCACGTCTCGCACGGCCCGGTCGGTTGCGGTTGGTACTCCTGGGGTACCCGCCGCAACCTCATGAGCGGCATCACCGGCGTCAACAGTTTTCCGATGCAGTTCACCTCGGATTTCCAGGAGAAGGACGTCGTCTATGGCGGCGACAAGAAGCTTGCCACCTTGCTTAAGGAAGCTAAGGACCTCTTTCCGCTGGCCAAGGGTATCTCCGTTCTTTCGGAATGCCCGGTCGGACTGATCGGCGACGACATCAACCAGGTCGCCAAGGTGGCCGCCAAGGAGCTGGACATCCCGGTCATCCCCTGCAACTGCGAGGGCTTCCGCGGCGTGTCCCAGTCCCTGGGGCACCACATTTCCAACGACACCATCCGCGACTACATCATCGAGACCCGCGAATTCCCGGAGCCCATCGGCCCCTACGACATCGCGCTGATTGGCGAGTACAACATCGGCGGCGACGCTTGGTCCACCAAGCCGCTCCTCGAAGAGTGTGGGTTCAACGTCAAGGCAGTCTGGACCGGCGACGGCGAGATGGACCGCATTGCGGCCACCCACCAGGTGAAGCTGAACGTGATCCACTGCTACCGCTCCATGAACTACATGTGCAAGGTCATGGAAGAGAAGTACGGCATCCCGTGGATCGAGCTGAATTTCTTCGGTCCGACCAAGATCAGGGAGAGTCTGAGGAAACTGGCGGAACTCTTCGACGATAGCATCAAGGAGAAGGTTGAGGCGGTGATTGCCAAGTACGATCCCCAGATGCAGGCGATCATCGAGGAGTACAAGCCGCGCCTGGACGGCAAGAAGGTAATGCTCTACGTCGGTGGCCTTCGCCCCCGGCACACCATCAATGCCTATGAGGACTTGGGCATGACCTGCGTCGGCTCCGGCTACGAGTTCGCCCACACCGACGACTACGACCGGACTGCATCGGAGATGCCGGACGCTACGGTGGTGTACGACGACGCCTCCGAGATCGAGATGGAGCACTTCGCCCACATCCTGAAACCCGACCTGATCGGCTCCGGCATCAAGGAGAAGTACCTGTTCCAGAAGATGGCCATCCCGTTCCGCCAGATGCACAGTTGGGACTACTCCGGTCCTTACCACGGCTACAAAGGGTTCCCCATCTTCGCCCGCGACATCGACATGGCGGTCAACAGCCCGACGTGGAAACTGGTCGACGCGCCGTTCTAA
- the nifV gene encoding homocitrate synthase, with the protein MGEQTKVFIGDTTLRDGEQTAGVVFSAREKIAIARHLDDMGVHELECGIPAMGEEERASIRALVDLGLSARLITWNRALVADIEASLACGIEAVDISLSVSDIMIEHKINKSRHWVKEQLKRALGFAKERGLYVCVGGEDASRADGDFLAELLRIACENGADRFRFCDTLGILDPFAMYEKVARLKNAVPEMELEVHTHNDLGLATANALAGVRGGARYISTTVNGLGERAGNAALEEVVMALKVACGIDVGIDTRRFRAVSRLVGRASNREVPAWKAVVGEKVFSHESGLHADGVLKDPRNYEVFPPEDVGLTRHIVAGKHSGTNGIVESYRQIGIPISRDEAQELMEQVRSTAQRIKGPLAAKDLLKLRQARAVSLAA; encoded by the coding sequence ATGGGTGAGCAAACCAAGGTATTCATCGGCGACACGACTCTGCGCGACGGCGAACAGACGGCAGGGGTCGTTTTCAGTGCCCGCGAAAAGATCGCTATCGCCAGGCACCTCGACGACATGGGCGTGCACGAACTGGAGTGCGGCATCCCGGCCATGGGCGAGGAGGAACGTGCATCGATCCGGGCCCTGGTTGATCTCGGGCTGTCGGCCCGCCTCATCACCTGGAACCGTGCCTTGGTAGCGGACATCGAGGCGAGCCTTGCCTGCGGCATAGAGGCCGTCGACATCTCGCTGAGCGTCTCGGATATCATGATCGAACATAAGATCAACAAGAGCAGGCACTGGGTGAAGGAACAGTTGAAGCGCGCGCTTGGATTTGCCAAGGAAAGGGGGCTCTACGTCTGTGTCGGGGGCGAGGACGCCAGCCGCGCCGACGGAGACTTCCTGGCCGAGTTGCTGCGGATCGCCTGCGAGAACGGCGCTGACCGCTTCCGTTTCTGTGACACGCTCGGCATCCTCGATCCTTTCGCCATGTACGAGAAGGTAGCGCGCCTGAAAAACGCAGTCCCGGAAATGGAGCTCGAAGTGCACACCCACAACGACCTGGGACTGGCCACCGCCAATGCTCTTGCCGGGGTGAGGGGAGGGGCGCGCTACATCAGCACCACGGTAAACGGCTTGGGGGAGCGTGCCGGGAACGCGGCCTTGGAAGAGGTGGTCATGGCCCTCAAGGTCGCCTGCGGCATCGACGTCGGGATCGACACCAGGCGCTTTCGCGCCGTCTCCAGGTTAGTAGGACGCGCCTCCAACCGCGAGGTACCGGCCTGGAAAGCTGTAGTGGGGGAGAAAGTATTTTCGCACGAGTCCGGGCTGCACGCGGACGGAGTATTGAAGGACCCGCGCAACTACGAGGTCTTCCCGCCGGAAGATGTTGGGCTGACCCGGCACATCGTGGCCGGCAAGCACTCCGGCACCAACGGCATCGTGGAAAGCTACCGCCAGATCGGCATTCCCATTTCCCGGGACGAGGCGCAGGAGTTGATGGAGCAAGTCAGGAGCACCGCGCAGCGCATCAAGGGACCGCTCGCGGCGAAAGACCTGCTCAAGCTGCGCCAGGCTAGGGCCGTCTCGTTGGCGGCATAG